The region AAAAATCAAAAAGGTCCTGTGGCCGAGTGGCTAGGCTGAGCTCTGCAAAAGCTCCTACAGCGGTTCGAATCCGCTCGGGACCTCGATAAAAGCAAAAGGCTCCAACTTTGTTGGAGCTTTTCTTTTTTCAGACGGGGCCGTCAAGCTTTGCTTGTAAGGCAGCGGATGGAAAAAGAAAATGAAACACGCTAGTGTTTAAATTTGCTTTTTGACTCCAGGCATGCCCAATGCGGATCATGTAATAATCCATCGGGGCCGTCAAAAAAATCCAACATATGCGGGTTTTTGTTTTTACCGGAGTTACGATAGTCTTTCCTAAGGCTAATAAAAATCATTTAGTTTCTATTATTCCTACGTAACTTTGCAAACAATAATGCCTACCATTAAAACCACATTTCCAGTTACAGGTATGAGCTGCGCGTCTTGCGCGGTGAGCGTAGAAAGTATGCTCGCTGCTCAGAAAGGTGTATTGTCAGCCGCCGTCAACTTTGCTACAGGTAATGTGATGGTTGAATACAATCCCGATGCCATCACGCCTGCACAAATGAAAAGCACCGCGCAAAGCATTGGCTACGATATTGAAATTACTGCCAACGAAGACGCGCAAAAACAAATTGAAGAAATCAAACTCAAACAACACCAACAACTGCGTTTCAAAACTTTTGCTTCTATCGCACTAGCTATTCCTCTCATTATTGTCGGCATGTTTTTTATGCATGCACCTTACGCGAACTACATCACCTGGATTTTAGCAACGCCTATTGTTATCGTTTTCGGGCGACAATTTTTTATTAACGCCTGGAAACAAACTAAAAATAAATCAGCGAATATGGATACATTGGTGGCACTGAGCACCGGTGTCGCTTATTTATTCAGTGTGTTTAATACGCTGTATCCTCAATACTGGCATCAAAAAGGCTTACATGCACAAGTGTATTTTGAAAGTGCCGGAGTAGTCATCGCATTTATTTTATTGGGGAAATATTTAGAAGACAATGCCAAAGCGAATACCTCTACAGCGATTAAAAAATTAATGGGACTCCAACCCAAAACAGTTTTGAAAATAAATACAGATGGCACCGAGCAAAATATTCCGATTGCGCAAGTGAATATCAACGATGTATTATTGGTAAAACCGGGTGATAAAATTCCGGTGGATGGCATTGTAAAATCAGGAAGTTCGGCCATCGATGAAAGTTCCATTACCGGTGAACCTATTCCCGCCGAAAAACATCAGGGCGATAAAGTATTCGCGGGCACCATCAATCAAAAAGGTTCTTTACAAATCGTCGCGCAAAAAGTGGGCGACCAAACTGTCTTGTCGCAAATTATTAAAATGGTGCAGGAAGCACAAGGCAGCAAAGCGCCCGTACAAAAACTCGTCGACAAAATTGCGGCTGTGTTTGTACCGAGCGTTATTGCCATTGCTATTCTTACTTTTATTGTGTGGATGATTTTCGGTGGAGAAAACGCATTTACACACGCTTTGCTTTCCATGATTACAGTACTTGTGATTGCTTGTCCATGCGCTTTAGGATTAGCTACACCAACTGCCATTATGGTGGGAATAGGAAAAGGCGCCGAGCATGGCATTTTAATTAAGGATGCGGAAAGTTTAGAGCAAAATAAAAACATTGACACTATTATTCTTGATAAAACAGGCACCATTACAGAGGGAAAACCAACCGTGACTGATTTAATCTGGAAAGAAAATAGTGATGTGATTCAGTATGCCGCGATATTGTTTTCCATAGAACAACAATCCGAACATCCTTTAGCGGATGCCGTAACAAAACATTTGACGGCAAGTAAATCTAATCCCATTACGTTTGAAAAATTTGAAAGCATCACCGGAAAAGGCGTTGCCGCGGTGAAAAATCAAAAAGCATATTTAGTAGGGAATAAAACACTAATGCTCGATAAAGGCGTTATGATCTCCGGACAAGAACAAAACACGATTGATCAATTATTAAATCAAGCTAAAACAGTTATACTCTTCGCGGAAGAAAAAACATTAATCGCCATTCTCGCCATTAGCGATAAAATAAAAACAAGTTCTGCTTCAGCGATACAACAATTCAAAGACTTGGGCATAGAAGTATACATGCTCACCGGTGATAATGCAAAAACCGCGAAAGCCGTTGCGGATGCCGTTGGTATTTCTCATTATCAATCGGAAGTACTTCCATCCGATAAATCCGCTTTTATAAAAGAATTACAGAGTAAAGGAAAAAGAGTAGCGATGGTGGGTGACGGTATTAACGATTCGCAAGCACTCGCGCAAGCGGATGTAAGCATCGCCATGGGTAAAGGTTCCGACATAGCGATTGATGTGGCTAAAATAACAATCATTTCTTCCGACTTGTCTTTAATTCCGAAAGCAATTCGCCTTTCTTCGCAGACCGTTAGTGTGATTAAGCAAAATTTATTCTGGGCCTTTATTTATAACGTCATAGGAATTCCTTTAGCCGCCGGAATTCTCTACCCTGTTAATGGTTTTTTACTCGACCCTATGATTGCGGGCGCGGCGATGGCACTCAGTTCCGTGAGTGTAGTAAGTAATAGTTTATTATTGAAATTGAGAAAACTTTAATATGTCGAATACCCAAACAGAAGTTGCGGAAAAAACGGAAACACTCGTCAGCGCTGAACGCCAAACCATTGTGCATTGTACTTGCGGTGATACCTATGCCTACCGCGTTTGGCCCAGCACTTTTTTAATTGAACACGGCACAGGCAAGCGTGCCAAATTAATTACGGCCTTTAATATTTCCTTCGCGCCACAATGGACTTACAACGACGGCAAAGGATTTACACTCATATTTGAGGGTTTGAGCAAAGAATGCTCCTTGTTTGATTTAGTAGAAATCATTCCCCAAGACGGTGGCTTCGAATACAAAAACATTGTCCGCAATAACAGCGATGTTTACACAATTGAACTTAGTTAAACGCTATTTAAGTTTAAGATTACCGTTTTAACGAGTGAATCTTTTCTATTTTTGAGTAAGCATCGTCGATACAATTTACATTTTTCTTAATTTCACTCTCACAAATGAAAACAACTATAAAATATTGCGTGTTGCCACTCTTAATTTTTTCTTCTTTAGCGAATGCTCAGGAATTAAAAACAATAACCCTGGATGATGGCACCAAAGTTGACGCCTCCACCTATTCCTTTATCGCCGATGTTGACAACAATAAATTAATGAGTCCGATGGCCTGTGCTTCGGGTTCAAACCTTGTTACTTTTTACGCTACGAATAATGCGCAACGCGGACACATGTTTGATATTTATGCGAACAATTGTGTAACGATTAATTGTTTTGAAATGAATTTCAGCGCAGGAACATCCAATGTTGAAATTTATACGAAAACCGGTACTCATGTTGGTTTCACCAATAACGCTGCCGCCTGGACCTTAATCGGCACCGCCTTGAATGTTGCATCGGCCGGAGTAAATGTGCCAACGTCTATTCCAATTAACGTGAACCAAATTATCGCCACCGGTGCTATTCGTGCCTTTTACATTACACGAACTACTTTAAGCGGACCAACTGTAGCTTATACCAACGGAACAGCTGTAGGAAATACACTTGCCTCTGATGCTAACATAATTTTGCGTGAAGGAACCGGAAAAGAATATCCCTTCTCTACTAATTTTACACCGCGTCAGTTTAATGGAAGGGTGTTTTATACTGTAAATCCTCCTTGTGTGTTACCAATTGAATTAAAGGAGTTCAATGCCGTTCCAAAAGGAAATGGCGTTGACATTAATTGGTCAACCGCCACAGAAACCAATAACGATTATTTCACCATTGAACGTTCACGCAACCTGGAACAATTTGAAGCCATTCAACAAGTGCCCGGGTCTGGTAACAGTTATACCACTAAATATTATTCATACACCGACAAACAACCGCTGCAAGGTTTATCCTACTACCGCATTAAACAAACCGATAAAGACGGAAAGTATAGCTACTCCGAATTAAAAGCCGTAGGTTATCAGCGTAATTTATCCAACGTTTCGGTGAGTCCGGTACCAACACAAAAAAGTATTTTAGTTTCATTTAACGCGATTGAAAAAGGAAACTATACTTTAAATATTTACAATGTGGAAGGCAAATTAATGCTTAGCAAGGATCTTAACGCTGAAAACGGCATTAACGATAATTCCATTGATGTAAGTGAACTGCCTTTGGGAATTTATCAATTAATGCTTAGCAATGGCGTAGAATTAGAACACGCCAAGTTTATTAAAGAATAAGTTTACTCTTCTCCCTTACTAAAAAAATAAATCAGGTAAGGCAAGGTTAAAAGCGTGATCAACACACTGCCCATCACCACTAACACCGATACTATTATTCTATTCATCATTACTTTCTTTGACGCCGGAAATAAAGCAAGGTTTAATTTGAAACGTAATAATTATCGTTATGCATATTGCTGCCACAGCGCACAACAACCTCTCACCCTGCTAAGGGGGAGTCCGCGAAGCGGGAGGGGGTTTATCACTTACACAACAAGCGGGGTAGATACTATAATACAACAAGGAGTTTTAAACTGCATACAACTTCTAAAAACAAAACCCCTCTGTCTTTCAGACATCTTCCCTTCGCAGGGGAGAATGCTGTCGTAGTAAATTTAAAATTTTTTAGCAACGATTATTCTTTCATTACAACTTTAGCCCAATCAAAAACGGGCAGCCTCTCCCCCTGCTAAGGGGGAGTCCGCGAAGCGGGAGGGGGTTTATCACTTACACAACAAGCGGGGTAGATTCTATAATACAACAAGGAGTTTTAAACTGCATACAACTTCTAAAAACAAAACCCCTCTGTCTTTCAGACATCTCCCCTTCGCAGGGGAGAATTCTGTCGTGGTAGATTAATCTGCCCTACAAAACATGAGCTTCATTTGAAACGTAATAATTATCGTTATGCAAAATGTTGCCACAGCGCACAACAACCTCTCCCCCTGCTAAGGGGGAGATGTCGCTTGCGACAGAGGGGGTCGGGAGGGGGTTTAAAGAAGTTGAATTTCATAACTCCCCTTCCATTGTTAACATCCATTTTCTATATTGGCTTATCTAAATTTTACAAGCATGAAAAAGATATTATGTATTCACGGCATTGGCGGTAAAGACGCCATCATGGATGAATGGTCGCCGAAATGGCGTGAAGAGATTGCACGCTCTTGCAACATGGAAGCACATCAACTCGAATTTGATTTCCTCAAGTTCGATCACATCTTTGCGAAATACAGCGATAAGAACGGCATCAAATATGTAGGCACCATCGCCAAACTCATTCGCGATTGGCTTACCGTTTCCATTTTTAAAGAAGCGCGTGATTTAGGTTTCCGTGAAAAAATCCGTTGGTATGCCGGTATGGTGGTGCAATTTGTGGAAGACGATGAACTCCGTAACGAAATGCATTATTTACTGCGCGACAAATTAAAAAACTTTGAACCCGATATTATTTACACCCACAGTTTAGGCACCTTACTAACGTACGACTTCCTGCGGCAGGAAGCAGTGAAAGGCAAAAGCCGCGATTTAACACTCGTGACTTCCGGTTCTCAGATTGGTCACCCTGCCCTGCTCAAATTTTTTGGCGGATACATTCAACCGCTCAATGTAAAACATTGGTATAATTTCTATAATCAAAACGATAAAGTCTTCGCTTACGAACCCATTGCCATCGACGCGGATAATTTTACGGAATTAGAAACGTCTTTCTCCAACGGATTGCTTAGCGATAATCATGAAGCCTTACAATACATTAGTCATGATGTGGCCATTGTACAAGGCTGGCAGGCGATTCTTGATTTAAAAACCTCGCGCGCGCTCACTAAAAAAACAGCCGCGAAAAAAGTGAAAGCAAAAAAGACATCACCCAAAAATATCAGCATCAGCAATACCAACGCCAGAGTGTTACTGGTGGGCATCAACGATTATCCCGATGAAGCCAATCAACTCAATGGTTGTTTAAATGACGTGTTCCGCATGAGTGAAGTATTGCAGGAAGCCGGCATTGCGCCCGAAAATATTAAAGTGGTATTGAATGAGCGGGCCACTTCCAAAAACATACGCACCATGATGGATTGGTTGTTGAAAGACGCGCGCAGCGGTGATTTCCGCTTCTTCTATTACAGCGGACACGGTGCTCAAATTCCTTCGGGGGGAATGGACGGAGAAGACGATCACCTCAACGAATGTTTGGTGACGTATGATTTTGATTGGACCAATGAGAATGCCTACACCGATAAAGAATTTTTAGCAGCCTACAGTAAATTAGATTACGGTGTCAATTTCATCACCATGCTCGATTGTTGTCACTCGGGCGGCATGGCACGCGATGGTTTATTTAAAGCCAGAGGGCTCAACGCCCCGGATGATATCAGACACCGCACCATTAAGTGGGATCCTAAGCGACAGATGTGGATACCGCGTGATATGGAATTAGCCAAACGTAATTTATTTGACAGACGATTTAAAGCCGAAGACAAAGAATTATACGTGGGCAGCAAACAAAACTTACAGCGCTTCGGGCGGGGCGTAGCCTTGTGGGAAGATTACCAGAAATTTGAGAAAGCCAAAAAGACTTATGGTACTTATGGCCCATATATGCCATTGATTATAGAAGCCTGCCGTGAAAACGAATACAGTTACGAATACAAACACGGCGTAACATCTTATGGTGCCTTCACCTATAGCGTAACCACCATTTTACGGGAGCTCAACCGTAAAAACAAAGCCAGTAAAATTTCGTATTACGAATTAATAGAAAAAGTAAAAGTATTGTTACGCGAAATTGGTTACGAGCAAACCCCGCAATTGGTAGGCCCGAAATTTAAATTAGATGCGCCGGTGCCTTTATTGAATATTTGACAGAGGCGATTCGTCTGACAGAGAAGAAGCATCAAAACAATTTCTTGTAGAATAATAACTACAAAACGCACGTAAAAATACTTGGCTTAAACCGCAAAATACTCATTTATGGTATGCGGAGTTTTTCTATATTGCATGAGAAAAAAGTAAGAGTATTGTTTATCAATGAAAATTTGACTTAATATGAAAAAAAAATATTTACTTATTATTCTTGTTTGTATTGCACAAATAGGCTCATCACAGAAATGCAAGTCATTAATTGAAATATCATCAGATGGAAAATTATTGGAATTACCTAATAAGGACGCAATTATTCTAAACCGTGAATTAACGGATAAATACTCTATCGAATTAAGAAAAGAAGAATTTAATTTTATCAAAAATAAAAGTAAAAAAACACTAGAATTGATTAATAAAAATGATTCTGAGTTGTTGGATTTCTATAATTTCTTAGGAATAAGGCCCACTCTGATTGATTCAATCAAATCGGATTTAGAAATAGTTTCTAACTATGATTATAATAAAAACACGGCTATAAATTTGAAATATTTAAAAGGGTTGTCAAGTATTAACGCAAATTCATTAACTAGCACCTCATCAATCACCTACACTACAATTATTGAAAAAGATAATATACATATAGTCCGAACTAATGATTTTAAACTTTGGTATAATAAATATATAAATGAAATTTTCAAGAAAAATGAAGCATCGATAAATAAATTCAATCTTGTCAACTATATTGATAACGTGGTCTATTTACAGTTTTACAAAGGGAAAATTGATTCTGTTATAAATGAACTTAAATCCCCAAAAAACTACAATAATGCTAGGCTTATCGAATATACAACCGAGCTCGAAGAACGCATAATAAACATCAAATTAAACACGATTAAAAATAGCTTATGCAATCCATGGTTTTTAGAATTAGCATGGATAAACGAAGGGAAATTACGTTTAAACCCGTTAGATGCTAGTTCGGAAGAGAAAATTATAACAAATAACGATGAAGCAAAGGAAAAAGCACGACTTTTCAATGAATACATCAAACATATGGTTGATTGGTATATTGCTAAAGATACGACTGGAAATATTATTAAGTTTAAAGAAATATTAAGTCAATTAAATCAAGGTTCAAATATTTATAAACCAGCTGTTGACCCTGAAACTAAATTTTACAGCGCTCCGTTAAGTATAATACTACCTAAAACCATTATACTTAATAAAATAAATCTTGCAAGCTTAGAAAAACCTAATAGAAATTTATTCGCTAATAAGGAGAATGAAGTATTAGGCAATTATTTTACGCGACCAGAAATAACAGAAAACGATAAATCAATTTATATACAGAACGTGCATAAAGCTTCGAAAATAAAGATTGATACCTCTTTAAAAACTATTCTTGATCAATCTAAATTTCAAGAAAATCTAGGAATTATTACGGAGGATGCTGCTACTTTAGGGGCTGTTGTCTTAAGCCTTGCTGAAAACAGTGGGCTCCTCAATTTTCCGTTACCACTACCAAACAATAATACAATTATTAATAAAAATGAAAATCTACTGCCTACTTTTGAGATTAGTGGGCTTCTA is a window of Bacteroidota bacterium DNA encoding:
- a CDS encoding copper-translocating P-type ATPase; its protein translation is MPTIKTTFPVTGMSCASCAVSVESMLAAQKGVLSAAVNFATGNVMVEYNPDAITPAQMKSTAQSIGYDIEITANEDAQKQIEEIKLKQHQQLRFKTFASIALAIPLIIVGMFFMHAPYANYITWILATPIVIVFGRQFFINAWKQTKNKSANMDTLVALSTGVAYLFSVFNTLYPQYWHQKGLHAQVYFESAGVVIAFILLGKYLEDNAKANTSTAIKKLMGLQPKTVLKINTDGTEQNIPIAQVNINDVLLVKPGDKIPVDGIVKSGSSAIDESSITGEPIPAEKHQGDKVFAGTINQKGSLQIVAQKVGDQTVLSQIIKMVQEAQGSKAPVQKLVDKIAAVFVPSVIAIAILTFIVWMIFGGENAFTHALLSMITVLVIACPCALGLATPTAIMVGIGKGAEHGILIKDAESLEQNKNIDTIILDKTGTITEGKPTVTDLIWKENSDVIQYAAILFSIEQQSEHPLADAVTKHLTASKSNPITFEKFESITGKGVAAVKNQKAYLVGNKTLMLDKGVMISGQEQNTIDQLLNQAKTVILFAEEKTLIAILAISDKIKTSSASAIQQFKDLGIEVYMLTGDNAKTAKAVADAVGISHYQSEVLPSDKSAFIKELQSKGKRVAMVGDGINDSQALAQADVSIAMGKGSDIAIDVAKITIISSDLSLIPKAIRLSSQTVSVIKQNLFWAFIYNVIGIPLAAGILYPVNGFLLDPMIAGAAMALSSVSVVSNSLLLKLRKL
- a CDS encoding T9SS type A sorting domain-containing protein; translation: MKTTIKYCVLPLLIFSSLANAQELKTITLDDGTKVDASTYSFIADVDNNKLMSPMACASGSNLVTFYATNNAQRGHMFDIYANNCVTINCFEMNFSAGTSNVEIYTKTGTHVGFTNNAAAWTLIGTALNVASAGVNVPTSIPINVNQIIATGAIRAFYITRTTLSGPTVAYTNGTAVGNTLASDANIILREGTGKEYPFSTNFTPRQFNGRVFYTVNPPCVLPIELKEFNAVPKGNGVDINWSTATETNNDYFTIERSRNLEQFEAIQQVPGSGNSYTTKYYSYTDKQPLQGLSYYRIKQTDKDGKYSYSELKAVGYQRNLSNVSVSPVPTQKSILVSFNAIEKGNYTLNIYNVEGKLMLSKDLNAENGINDNSIDVSELPLGIYQLMLSNGVELEHAKFIKE
- a CDS encoding caspase family protein, which encodes MKKILCIHGIGGKDAIMDEWSPKWREEIARSCNMEAHQLEFDFLKFDHIFAKYSDKNGIKYVGTIAKLIRDWLTVSIFKEARDLGFREKIRWYAGMVVQFVEDDELRNEMHYLLRDKLKNFEPDIIYTHSLGTLLTYDFLRQEAVKGKSRDLTLVTSGSQIGHPALLKFFGGYIQPLNVKHWYNFYNQNDKVFAYEPIAIDADNFTELETSFSNGLLSDNHEALQYISHDVAIVQGWQAILDLKTSRALTKKTAAKKVKAKKTSPKNISISNTNARVLLVGINDYPDEANQLNGCLNDVFRMSEVLQEAGIAPENIKVVLNERATSKNIRTMMDWLLKDARSGDFRFFYYSGHGAQIPSGGMDGEDDHLNECLVTYDFDWTNENAYTDKEFLAAYSKLDYGVNFITMLDCCHSGGMARDGLFKARGLNAPDDIRHRTIKWDPKRQMWIPRDMELAKRNLFDRRFKAEDKELYVGSKQNLQRFGRGVALWEDYQKFEKAKKTYGTYGPYMPLIIEACRENEYSYEYKHGVTSYGAFTYSVTTILRELNRKNKASKISYYELIEKVKVLLREIGYEQTPQLVGPKFKLDAPVPLLNI